TAgttatcattaatatttttaataatgtgaGATTACATCTAATAGTATAGGATTACTCactttttttattagttaagtGCTTGTcagattttaataaaagtgcTGCCTCTAAACTTTCTCGTACCATATCTTCAGTGACCCTTGAAATATTAGTTTTTCTCAATATTTGTGTGAGAATAACAACAAAATCTTGAATTTCTATTGTTTTGTGATTGATTTTAGGTGGAGCTTGTGGATATGGAAACCTGATTAGGCAAGGATATGGGACTGAAACAGCCGCTTTGAGCAGTGCATTGTTCAACAATGGCATGAGCTGTGGGGCATGTTTTGAGGTGAAGTGTGTGAGTGATCAAAGATGGTGCCTCCCTGGCTCAGTTGTGGTCACTGCCACCAATTTCTGTCCTCCAAACAATGCCCTCCCAAGCGATAACGGCGGTTGGTGCAACCCTCCCCTTCAACACTTTGATCTCTCTCAACCTGTCTTCCAACAAATTGCTCAATACAGAGCTGGCATAGTCTCTGTAGCTTATAGAAGGTAACCTTTTTGCATAATCTATCATTTGTTGTTATTATATGATTGCAGAACAACGCAATGGTGATATTTTGCTTCAAAAGATTTTGTTAGAATTAGTGTGTCAAGTAAATTTAGGTTCCTTTTGTGATAAGAGCAGGGTCCCATGCCAAAGGAAAGGAGGCATCagattcaccatcaatggccaTTCTTACTTCAACTTAGTCCTAATCACCAATGTTGGGGGTGCGGGCGACGTTACCGCGGTTTCCATCAAAGGCTCAAGAACCGGTTGGCAACCAATGTCCAGGAACTGGGGTCAGAACTGGCAGAGCAATTCTTACCTCAATGGACAAAGCCTCTCCTTTAAGATCACCGCCAGCGACGGCCGCACCCTTGTCTCCAGTGATGTTGCCCCTCCTGGTTGGTCCTTTGGCCAGACCTTCACAGGCCAACAATTCCCTTAGGAGACACAATAACATAGATCCTTATTTCTCATACAATTACTACTATATTACCATTTATGGTTGATATTCAGTAGGATAAATTTATAATGCAGAGTAAAACAAATATAGGAGTAAGTCATTAAGAGAAAATGGGAGGGGATTATTTTAAATTGTTCCTTATCATTTGGATTGTATTACAATAAGAGTTATGCGCTGCTTTCTAAAGGCAGTGGGGAGATTATCACCGGccattttatcttatttttttggTCTATTGTGAGGTTTAGTCAAGTTTGAAGCATGATTTTTGAGCTTAGCCAAGAATAAcaagaatatatataataagaagcATTTTTGCTGCAATGTTTATCTTAGCTAGTTATCAGCTTTAATTCCTTAACTAGTGTTCTGTGATAGATTATCTTTTCCTTGTTTCTGGATACACTGCATAAATTCTAGTTCTTGGTGCAGTTTGGCAGAAAAACATTGTTGTTTACCCTGATCTAAACAATAACTTGGTAATGAACTGGTTATGCTCTAAATATTGGACCTCAAACAAAGACAATATCTTATTTATTTCCAAATAAGGAAAGTAAtcgtgattttgaaaaataatcttCTAAACTAATTATCAAACACAGTGTCTTTCTCTGATTAGCATAGGTATTTTTGCACACTACTTTAGCATACACTATAGACTATACCTTAATATATATCCACTATCACACAAGCATAATGTTTTCTAATAACAAAACAGGGTAAGTTTATTCTTCTTTCAGCATTTTGTGGTAGTTACtaattacatatataaaatgCTTCTTAAGTCTTGAATGACATGAGTGAATATTGCAAATAGATAATTGGATGTGTGCTCTAAAATCATACTCATGTCCTTTGGTTAGTAATGAACATTTGACTTCAAGAAGCAGTTTCCTAATACTAGTAGTTACAACTGCACTCATTACTCGAtgtaaatcaatttaatttttctacAATATTTTACATTCATGGCTTGGATAACTGCATCAACTCCAAGAATCTAACAGTAAacaaaaagtgaaaaataacagaaaatatTTGTATGTGGACAAACTGCATCCTATTAAGTCATACAGTATATACAGCTAACACAACCAACCCTTATGAAGTGCATTGACCCTCATAGTTGGAGATGCAACCTAATCTGGTTTCTGGAGTCCTTCAAAGTTAACATCATCAAAGGATAAAAATGTTAGAAGCCAATCAGTTAGTAGGGGTGGCAGAGTCAATCGATTACTGcaaaaagaatgaaaagaatAGAAATTAGTTTCAAGCCAATCCAAGCCATCTTGTTTATAATAAAACTGAAGAACAAAAGCCAAAGCTGGAACATGGTGAAAATCAAAAGGACTGCATACCCTATGGTAGCCATTCTCGTTATACATGGCAACCCCACAAGGCCCAGGAGCAGAATTCCAGAACTGGTGTCCGTTTTCAAACAGTGATCTTGGCAAATCAAAGCCATTATGAACTTGGTAATCTGAAGTATTTAGTTTATCATGGCCATTCTCATTATACATTGTCGTGCGATGTTTCACTTCCTCATTAtctggaggaggaggaggaggaggagggtaTGCAAATTGCTCACAACGTTGTATATTTAAGCAAGCAGTGCCGTTCAACTCATTCAAGCCACTGCCTGCCTGACCTATGGTATTGACTTGGGGAGAGCTGTCAAGTTTGCCATTATTGGCAATGTAACTGGAGTATCCAGGGAGCGAAACATCAGTTGAGCGCTCAGCTTCTCTATTGGTATTATCGCTGTATGTTATACAAACAATTCGGTAATTAGTTTGGCAAATAAAGCACAAGGCCATCCATAccaaataaaaggaaatatTTGATAAATCATAATTACAATAGAACATGATAATTAAGGAGAATATTTTAGATCATGTGAATAAATTGAAGTGTAAAGCTTTCTTAGAAGGAATGTTATTCAATTTTGCTAGCACAAAAGTTGCTCAACGCTCGGTAGAATTAAGAGTTGAAGCTTTATATAGCAGTTGACCCACCTATATTGCAGATATTTCGGTTCGCTCGGCAACATCAACTGATGGTTATCGTTATTCAAAAGCCAAGACAATGGTTGGTTTTCTTGCAGACCAGCCATCATCAAGGGTAAAGTCATTCCATCCTGTAACTACGAAGCAACAATATCCCAAATAAGATTTATCCCCAAAGAAAGGACATGGTATTCACATATGAACAGAGTACATTTTCTACCTGATTGGCACATTCAAGAGACATTATTTGGTGCTTTCCCAAATTTTCCTgcagacaaaaataatttataatataaactCCACTTCACAACTCATTTAACATGAAAGATGTTAGTCTAAGACGTGCCTATATGCTAAAATACCGGTATGTCAGAAACTTGAAGATGTCAAAATAATATGACTAGACCACATCAAACAAAATCTTACCTTCTGTAAACACACTCGATTAATTGATTCCCTGAGTGATTCTTCCATTTGCCTAAGGTGTTCTATGCTATTGATCTTGTCAATATTATTCCAATAGCTAAAAAATTGCAAAtgtaaaacaaaattaatatatgatGGCCTCAAACTTTCATCACCCAAGAGCATGCATGAGATTTATAGGGTTAGAAGAGGCTTTTGCAATCATGTTAAATGCTGGCAAATCGAAGGTCAAGGTAGAGGTTAATCACAGGAAATATTCAAATTATTAAGCAAGCTCTACCCAACTGCTAACAAAGAAAATCTGGGGCTTTCAAGAGAAGTCGACTAGTAAAGCAATATATTTTCGGTTCAAAATACTAAATAGTGGTCAAATTGTGACAAAATCCAAAGTATAAATCAACTTCATGATCTGCATAAAACGTCACATGATACAAATGGACTGTGGGTGGATTTATCTTAATCATTACTAAAAAGCTATACAATACATAACACATCCATTTGTATGATTATTCatcaatttataatattttagtcaCCATATCACTTACTAGCACAACTAATCCACACAAAAATGACTCAGGTCACAAATAACTAAGCCTAGgtcaaatcaacaataattcaGTTAGAGAGCAATAAGATAACatcaagaagaaaaagaaatactTTAACAACCAAAAGCTCCAAAGTTGCACCTCAGTCTCTGATGTACATCTGTTAGCTGCGTTTGTAGAAGCCTTACTTGATGAGTTAATTCCTGCATGTGGAACATTTTTGTTGTTTAACTTCCAACTTAaattttctgaagctatttTAATCATGATCATTGTGATGTTTATGAAGAAATTGTACCTCCACAGTTTGACTGCTGCAAGATGGAAAAGAAGCAAAGTCAGACCCATCAAAAGCTCTTAAAAAAGTGACAATTCAACTATCACAATAACTTACCTTGAACCCAAGAAATCTTGTATTTTTACATCGTGATCCAATTTCTTGAAGGTTTTCTTTAGTGCCTATATTTTAAACACAACCAGAGTGTTCAGCATCACTGATAAAAGTTCAGAGGAAACACGAAATATGAACCTGATGCATCAAATGCACAATATATAGAAAAGACAAATGTGAGATGAAAAGAATGTCTTACTTCAAGACTTTCCAATTTCCTGCTCAAATAAAATGGCAAAAAGAAGATTAATTCATATATAATCAAAAAATGAAATAGAAAAAACACAACCTCAGCAGAAAGTTTTGGCAAACCTTTTGGCCCTTTCTTGTGGGGTAAGTTGAGCAAATTTTGCAATGACTTCCTCAATATTGCTGTAAATCATCATCAATATACCGTCATTAATAATGCAACAAGAATTTACTCTTTTTCATTTGAACGTTAAACATTATAAAGATGAATTTATAATAATATCCTCCGATAAACAGGATACTTACAAGCTGACATGTTCTATGTATATTAAAAGATCAATACACCGATTCCATTATTATAAAAACGAGGCTTTTcttttgtaaaaataaaaacaaagtaGCATCTTACACATATGAAAGTTCCTTAGTACCCAAGTGAAGAAAACAAGAAGAATGAGAAAAAATTGGCAGTTAAGTTAGTTAGAGAGTTGAAAATGAAATATAAAGCAGGACCAGCTGATGTAAAAAATTGGACAGCTGGAATGGAAAAGTTAGTGTGGATtttgtgagagagagagaaagagagatgaaTTTTGTTATAGGAGAGAGGATTGAGAATGTATATAAGAGGGATGAAGGGAATTAATAGGAAAACAGAAAGGATTTGGACTGGGCAGGACCTTAGGAGAGTGGTAGCCTTTCTAATGCAACCTTGTTCTCTACTTTTCAGGATTTTGTTCTTCAAATAATAATACATCAGAGACTAGGAGGGTATCACCTTGATATCTTTCAGCTTCTCTGTTTCTTATACACACTCTCTTCTACTCTTTCTTCTATAATCCTATTCTTACacctcttattcttattctgtTGCTTCTGCCTAGTCTTACAACCACACataaaaatatcaatatatcTGTTCCAACTTCCAGGGTGGCTCTAGGCCTGGCTTGAAAGAATTTCAATTATGAATACGAACATTAAATTTAGAAGTAGGgattcttccatgttcttggCATCTCAAAACTTCAAAGGTGAACATCTATAAAGAATTCACCAGCTTGAAAGGAATTACAGTAACACGCGGATTTACTCGAATCTGGAagctaaaaaaaattgtttctaCACTTCCTTTTCGTCCCTCATACAATATTCACTTCATTGATTATCGTATAGAAGTTAGAATTGAGCATGTGACATTAGTTTTTCCCCGTGACGAAACTTCCTTGTTCAAGAAATAATACCTAATATATAGAATCACATGCAGATATTACGATATCTCATCATCCTCATAAAATATGATTTGCACCTATTGCAAATGCAAAGATTGTCTCTGATTCTTGAAACGATAAACTCcgaaattatgaaaaaaaatgaatgcatATCACAGTACAGTTTCTGCTTTTTACTTCCTCTAGGAATAGATTTTGAATTCACTAGCAACAAATTCCATCTTAGAAGGAATGTGTCAATGATGATTATTACCTGCGCTCTCCTTGTAGCAATGTAGGCTTTCCTGTTGGAGAAAACATGAGAAGAACAATATCTATATCACATAGTATTGACAATTCCTTTGCTTTCTTCAAGATTCCGCTTTTCCGCTTTGAATAAGTCACTTGCCGATTGCTGGTGCTCTCCAATTTCTTTATCTTTAATTTAACTCTTCCCATCCTGCACATTTAGGAGGTAGGAGCAAACATATTTTCAAATCAATCATAAATCATAATCGATACACAAAAACACATCGATACAATACAATATGTAAATACGACAAATTTAAGATAACAGAATTTGATGTAGATAGGAGAAAAACGAACCTCGTTAAGGTAGTACTGAAGAAGATGCagggagaaaaaaaagagagagggaaTTATTGAAATGTGGGAGGGTGGTGTGAGGTAACTGAAGAAATGAAGAGAGACAGAGGGAGAGAcagagggggagagagagagagagagagagagagaaagagagaaagaagaagaaggaggaggaaggGGCTGAGCTGTGATTTCGGTAGATACAAGTTTTGGAGAACCACCCAAACGTACAAGTTATATACTGTATTCCAAAAAGTACGGTCAGATTCCACACTGCTGCCAACCTCTGCAACAACAAACAATGACAcccttcttcttctaatctctATTCTCTACCAACAAACTATTTCCcccttttctctttcattcAGTTTGCCACGTCTTCTTTTTGTATTAACAACACACCTTTCATGTATCGTGCATCGGTCATGCCATTGccattcttctttttttccttcaCCGAGTGTCTATGATGCCTTACTCCTGTTGAGTATGTAATGATTGGTGCGCTCATTTATCAACCATGCTTACAAGACAATAAAAAGTAAACATTATTAACTCACTATTCAAATGTAAATAAtataagtctcatgttgtgtaaattaataaattttattcaaggatttaatttgttaatttattatttatcacCTATTTTAACAGAATAAATAATCAAGGCCATCTTTTAAATTTTGCGTATTCGTCAAATTCactcaattaaaataatttttttaattttctaatgtCATCCAAATTCatttataaattgtaattaactTTTTGTATAAACACTATTATTTTTGACTCATTTGAGGAGAATTTCTTTTAAGTTGTGATAATTGAAAACCCTACAAGTTAAATAAATCTCTTACCAATTTGGTACAAAAAGAAAATagtgatattttttttttggtgacttagaaaaaaaaaatagtgataTGAACCtgataaaaaatgaaaagaagaaaagagaaatagatatATTATTCCTATATTATTATCCATTGGAGAGGGTAAGAAAGGAGAAAAGAATTGGAAAGTGGATAGGAGGCGATGAGTTCTTCTTCTAGGAGTGACAATAAcagagaagaagtagaagaaaggagaagaagacgaagaagcCCAAGCAAGTCGCCCATAAGGGACCGATCCAAAACGACTTCTTCCAAGTTGTCGTCTCGCTCCCCAACACTCACCCGTTCCGGGCTCGACGATGACCTCGTAGCTGACTTCGAAGACCTTCGAATCTCTTCggaccctaaccctaaccctagaAGCTTCCCTTACAGCGTGAAGCAGCAATGCTGGGAGAAAGCCGAGAAGATCAAAGGCCGAGACCCCGATCGGTGGCGCAGGGATGCCCTCGGCAACACCGTCTTTCGCAAGCTCGTCGGTTGCCCTGGTTGTCTCTGCCATGATTACGACCACATCCTCCCTTACTCTAAGGTCACACTCATTTCCCCTCTTTTGACGCATTTTATGTCAGATTATAGAAATGCATGTAGCATTCCATTGATTATTACATGCTCAATGTACAAAATTGTAGATGAGCACCAAGAGAACCATGAAGTAAGTTTCAAATTCACCTTGCACTTTCATATGTGTGATTCCGATACAGTTTCTGACATTAATGGATATGAAACTTCAATGGAAACTGGTGTTTGCTTCTTTTGATGAATTATAATAGCTTAACTTTCCTGATTTATCTTTTGGTGGGAGTACATTTAATCGAGATCTGCATCTACATATAATAAACCATTATCTTATTTGGAAGTCTGGGGATTAGATAGTGAGGGTTTTTTTAATGTGATCCTCCAAATTCCTATCTAACTATCCATT
Above is a genomic segment from Arachis stenosperma cultivar V10309 chromosome 1, arast.V10309.gnm1.PFL2, whole genome shotgun sequence containing:
- the LOC130943975 gene encoding agamous-like MADS-box protein AGL65 isoform X2, which codes for MGRVKLKIKKLESTSNRQVTYSKRKSGILKKAKELSILCDIDIVLLMFSPTGKPTLLQGERSNIEEVIAKFAQLTPQERAKRKLESLEALKKTFKKLDHDVKIQDFLGSSSQTVEELTHQVRLLQTQLTDVHQRLSYWNNIDKINSIEHLRQMEESLRESINRVCLQKENLGKHQIMSLECANQDGMTLPLMMAGLQENQPLSWLLNNDNHQLMLPSEPKYLQYSDNTNREAERSTDVSLPGYSSYIANNGKLDSSPQVNTIGQAGSGLNELNGTACLNIQRCEQFAYPPPPPPPPDNEEVKHRTTMYNENGHDKLNTSDYQVHNGFDLPRSLFENGHQFWNSAPGPCGVAMYNENGYHR
- the LOC130943975 gene encoding agamous-like MADS-box protein AGL65 isoform X1, with protein sequence MGRVKLKIKKLESTSNRQVTYSKRKSGILKKAKELSILCDIDIVLLMFSPTGKPTLLQGERSNIEEVIAKFAQLTPQERAKRKLESLEALKKTFKKLDHDVKIQDFLGSSSQTVEELTHQVRLLQTQLTDVHQRLSYWNNIDKINSIEHLRQMEESLRESINRVCLQKENLGKHQIMSLECANQLQDGMTLPLMMAGLQENQPLSWLLNNDNHQLMLPSEPKYLQYSDNTNREAERSTDVSLPGYSSYIANNGKLDSSPQVNTIGQAGSGLNELNGTACLNIQRCEQFAYPPPPPPPPDNEEVKHRTTMYNENGHDKLNTSDYQVHNGFDLPRSLFENGHQFWNSAPGPCGVAMYNENGYHR
- the LOC130961452 gene encoding uncharacterized protein LOC130961452; amino-acid sequence: MSSSSRSDNNREEVEERRRRRRSPSKSPIRDRSKTTSSKLSSRSPTLTRSGLDDDLVADFEDLRISSDPNPNPRSFPYSVKQQCWEKAEKIKGRDPDRWRRDALGNTVFRKLVGCPGCLCHDYDHILPYSKGGKSTLENCQVLQATVNRSKGNRTDISKSELIQKSSYCRVSGRDMDLLELSAYGNVRRGPESGGCRIQ